In Siniperca chuatsi isolate FFG_IHB_CAS linkage group LG20, ASM2008510v1, whole genome shotgun sequence, the following proteins share a genomic window:
- the LOC122867615 gene encoding interferon a3-like isoform X3 — protein MDHKFKQHSENSLDLLDKMANNSTNSTEDAEVKHTAAFPNDLYSQASTASAEDKLGFIGQVLEETAALFEEDHSSASWEENTVENFVNVVTQQADGLRSCIGSHGHKKKNKKLHMYFKRLSRHVLQEMGHSAEAWELIRQEIKEHLMRADLLVSSLLTTN, from the exons ATGGATCACAAATTCAAACAGCACAGTGAAAACTCTCTGGATCTACTAGACAAGATG gcTAATAACTCCACTAACAGCACTGAGGATGCTGAAGTGAAGCACACTGCGGCCTTCCCTAATGATCTGTACAGCCAGGCATCCACAGCATCA gCTGAGGACAAACTTGGTTTCATAGGTCAGGTTCTGGAGGAGACGGCTGCCCTGTTTGAGGAGGATCACAGCTCTGCATCATGGGAGGAGAACACAGTGGAGAACTTTGTCAATGTTGTGACCCAGCAGGCTGACGGCCTTCGCTCCTGT aTTGGGAGCCACGGccacaagaagaagaacaagaagctGCACATGTATTTCAAGAGACTCTCACGCCATGTTCTACAGGAAATG GGCCACAGTGCTGAAGCCTGGGAGCTGATCAGGCAGGAAATCAAAGAGCATCTGATGAGAGCAGACCTGCTGGTTTCATCTCTACTCACCACCAACTAA
- the LOC122867615 gene encoding interferon a3-like isoform X1 — MLNRIFFVCLLLGLYSAGSSLSCRWMDHKFKQHSENSLDLLDKMANNSTNSTEDAEVKHTAAFPNDLYSQASTASAEDKLGFIGQVLEETAALFEEDHSSASWEENTVENFVNVVTQQADGLRSCIGSHGHKKKNKKLHMYFKRLSRHVLQEMGHSAEAWELIRQEIKEHLMRADLLVSSLLTTN, encoded by the exons ATGCTCAACaggattttctttgtttgcctGCTTCTCGGTCTGTACAGTGCAGGCTCCTCGCTAAGCTGCAGATGGATGGATCACAAATTCAAACAGCACAGTGAAAACTCTCTGGATCTACTAGACAAGATG gcTAATAACTCCACTAACAGCACTGAGGATGCTGAAGTGAAGCACACTGCGGCCTTCCCTAATGATCTGTACAGCCAGGCATCCACAGCATCA gCTGAGGACAAACTTGGTTTCATAGGTCAGGTTCTGGAGGAGACGGCTGCCCTGTTTGAGGAGGATCACAGCTCTGCATCATGGGAGGAGAACACAGTGGAGAACTTTGTCAATGTTGTGACCCAGCAGGCTGACGGCCTTCGCTCCTGT aTTGGGAGCCACGGccacaagaagaagaacaagaagctGCACATGTATTTCAAGAGACTCTCACGCCATGTTCTACAGGAAATG GGCCACAGTGCTGAAGCCTGGGAGCTGATCAGGCAGGAAATCAAAGAGCATCTGATGAGAGCAGACCTGCTGGTTTCATCTCTACTCACCACCAACTAA
- the LOC122867615 gene encoding interferon a3-like isoform X2, whose product MRRCSAGSSLSCRWMDHKFKQHSENSLDLLDKMANNSTNSTEDAEVKHTAAFPNDLYSQASTASAEDKLGFIGQVLEETAALFEEDHSSASWEENTVENFVNVVTQQADGLRSCIGSHGHKKKNKKLHMYFKRLSRHVLQEMGHSAEAWELIRQEIKEHLMRADLLVSSLLTTN is encoded by the exons ATGAGGCGCTGCAG TGCAGGCTCCTCGCTAAGCTGCAGATGGATGGATCACAAATTCAAACAGCACAGTGAAAACTCTCTGGATCTACTAGACAAGATG gcTAATAACTCCACTAACAGCACTGAGGATGCTGAAGTGAAGCACACTGCGGCCTTCCCTAATGATCTGTACAGCCAGGCATCCACAGCATCA gCTGAGGACAAACTTGGTTTCATAGGTCAGGTTCTGGAGGAGACGGCTGCCCTGTTTGAGGAGGATCACAGCTCTGCATCATGGGAGGAGAACACAGTGGAGAACTTTGTCAATGTTGTGACCCAGCAGGCTGACGGCCTTCGCTCCTGT aTTGGGAGCCACGGccacaagaagaagaacaagaagctGCACATGTATTTCAAGAGACTCTCACGCCATGTTCTACAGGAAATG GGCCACAGTGCTGAAGCCTGGGAGCTGATCAGGCAGGAAATCAAAGAGCATCTGATGAGAGCAGACCTGCTGGTTTCATCTCTACTCACCACCAACTAA